The proteins below are encoded in one region of Syntrophotalea carbinolica DSM 2380:
- a CDS encoding diguanylate cyclase — translation MPLIRFSVAQKIAAGYLLVVVFCLAAIVYALTALNSLTQRSESLVVHEFRAVVLARDFARSLLDDERLEKQTLILRDAAMLPLLDARQEELDSIFRRLAAIPLQGRFDEVEHVYTALTGPRVEERALLEEHAWDKAEQLSSKIISPLREQLFQKLQQFRLRQEDLMDQTLHTFSEKSSNAFRLTLALAFAGIGLAASVAAAIIVKFHRSIARLTEATRAVASGSFNHPVGLNDEDEFGRLALDFAEMEKKLNELQTFNLDANPLTRLPGNLTIERELEGRIASGRPFAHIYVDLDYFKAYNDRYGYHAGSDIIAKVGIMVKAVAARLGNDQDLIGHVGGDDYVILSTPDRAEPLAAEMIKQFDMMVPGFYTEEDRKVGYFKGQDRYGVEREFPLLSMSVAIVCSDNLRNPSAEAIGRECAKMKEYLKKLPGSNYLIDRREKR, via the coding sequence ATGCCGTTGATACGTTTTTCCGTAGCCCAAAAAATTGCAGCTGGATATCTGCTGGTTGTGGTTTTCTGCCTGGCGGCTATTGTTTATGCACTTACAGCGCTTAATAGTCTGACGCAACGTTCCGAGAGTCTGGTTGTCCATGAATTCCGGGCGGTGGTCCTGGCGCGGGATTTTGCCCGAAGTCTGCTGGATGATGAGCGCCTGGAAAAGCAAACCCTCATCCTGCGGGATGCAGCCATGCTGCCGCTGTTGGATGCACGGCAGGAGGAGCTTGATTCAATCTTCAGACGCTTGGCGGCTATTCCGTTGCAGGGGCGTTTCGATGAGGTCGAGCATGTGTATACTGCCTTGACGGGGCCCCGGGTTGAAGAGCGGGCTTTGCTGGAGGAGCATGCCTGGGATAAGGCCGAGCAGCTTTCCTCCAAGATTATCTCGCCGTTGCGCGAGCAATTGTTCCAAAAGCTTCAGCAGTTTCGGTTGCGGCAGGAAGATCTCATGGATCAAACCCTGCATACCTTCTCCGAGAAGAGCAGCAACGCTTTCCGTCTTACTCTGGCTCTGGCCTTCGCCGGGATCGGCTTGGCCGCTTCGGTGGCAGCAGCTATTATTGTCAAGTTTCATCGCTCCATCGCCAGATTGACCGAGGCGACCCGGGCTGTCGCATCCGGGAGTTTCAACCATCCCGTGGGGTTGAACGACGAGGACGAATTCGGGCGGTTGGCTCTGGATTTCGCCGAAATGGAGAAGAAACTCAACGAACTGCAGACGTTTAACCTGGATGCCAATCCGCTTACCCGTCTTCCCGGCAATCTCACCATCGAACGGGAGTTGGAGGGCCGGATTGCCAGTGGCCGTCCGTTTGCCCACATCTACGTGGATCTCGATTATTTCAAAGCCTATAATGACCGCTATGGTTACCACGCGGGCAGCGATATTATCGCCAAGGTCGGCATCATGGTCAAAGCCGTGGCAGCCCGTCTCGGTAACGATCAGGACTTGATCGGCCATGTCGGCGGCGATGATTACGTGATTTTGAGTACCCCCGACCGGGCTGAACCGCTCGCCGCGGAGATGATCAAGCAATTTGACATGATGGTGCCCGGGTTCTATACCGAGGAGGACCGTAAAGTCGGTTATTTCAAAGGACAGGATCGCTACGGGGTGGAACGGGAGTTTCCCCTGCTGTCCATGTCCGTGGCCATTGTCTGCTCGGATAATCTGCGCAATCCTTCCGCCGAGGCCATCGGCCGCGAATGCGCCAAGATGAAAGAGTATCTCAAAAAGCTGCCGGGCAGCAATTACCTCATCGACCGCCGAGAGAAACGTTGA
- a CDS encoding cupin domain-containing protein translates to MTGNIFDALPAEVSNEIFEDIVRTSHVRIERIISQGHSSPEVGWYDQDENEWVVVLEGAGSILFEDGRQVVLNKGDYLDIPAHCKHKVLWTEKEGVTIWLAVFYGHQHSPADS, encoded by the coding sequence ATGACAGGTAATATATTTGATGCATTACCGGCAGAGGTTTCAAACGAAATATTCGAGGACATCGTGCGCACCTCCCATGTGCGGATCGAAAGGATCATTTCCCAAGGTCATTCTTCCCCCGAGGTCGGCTGGTACGATCAGGATGAAAATGAATGGGTGGTGGTGCTTGAGGGGGCCGGTTCGATCCTGTTTGAGGACGGCAGGCAGGTCGTCCTGAACAAAGGCGATTACCTCGATATCCCTGCACATTGCAAACACAAGGTATTGTGGACCGAGAAGGAAGGGGTAACGATCTGGTTGGCCGTTTTTTATGGCCACCAGCATAGTCCGGCAGACTCCTAG
- a CDS encoding acyl-CoA thioesterase, with protein MLKIFHHQFTVPEEALDENGHVNNVVYVQWMQDVALEHSNALGCNSDLYRKLGTLWVARSHYIEYRSPAFAGDRIDLLTWVSDLKRSSSLRKYKWLRTRDQKVLAQAETKWVYVSAKTGRPCTIHDEVMNLFSIVSVDDEP; from the coding sequence ATGCTGAAAATCTTTCATCATCAATTCACCGTGCCCGAAGAGGCTCTTGACGAAAATGGCCACGTCAACAACGTGGTCTATGTCCAGTGGATGCAAGACGTCGCGCTTGAGCATTCCAACGCTCTGGGATGCAACAGCGACCTGTACCGGAAACTCGGCACCCTCTGGGTCGCCCGCTCTCACTATATCGAGTATCGCAGTCCGGCCTTCGCCGGCGATCGGATCGATTTGCTCACCTGGGTTTCTGACCTCAAACGGTCCAGTTCATTGCGCAAATACAAGTGGTTGCGCACGCGCGATCAGAAGGTTTTAGCCCAGGCGGAAACGAAATGGGTGTACGTGAGCGCCAAAACGGGACGACCCTGCACGATTCATGATGAGGTGATGAACTTGTTTTCTATTGTGTCGGTTGACGATGAACCGTAA
- a CDS encoding DUF3405 domain-containing protein: MLFHCHGHKQPSFTGNIHKFTDRDLEEIGFPMLSETIVPGSGHFPVMAFRRQYPEYAFYWVIEYDVRFRGNWEKFFTYYQASQADLLTCHIRNYHEEPDWCWWKLRHPDKEIPLQQRYRSFNPIYRISANALDFIDRMHREQWTGHYEELVPTLLFHNGYQLQDIGGTGSFVKKGDRNRFYIDSPESRRGRLKKGTMRFRPSFTRPGWRWNKLYHPVKRPADSS; this comes from the coding sequence ATGCTGTTTCATTGTCATGGGCACAAGCAGCCATCGTTCACCGGCAATATTCACAAGTTTACGGACCGGGATCTTGAAGAAATCGGTTTTCCGATGCTCAGCGAAACCATCGTTCCCGGCAGTGGCCATTTTCCGGTCATGGCTTTCAGACGCCAATATCCCGAGTACGCTTTCTATTGGGTCATTGAATACGATGTGCGTTTTCGCGGCAACTGGGAAAAGTTTTTCACATACTATCAAGCGAGCCAGGCCGACCTTTTGACCTGCCATATCCGTAACTATCATGAAGAGCCGGACTGGTGTTGGTGGAAACTGCGGCATCCGGACAAAGAGATCCCTTTGCAGCAGAGGTATCGGAGCTTCAATCCTATCTATCGCATCTCAGCTAACGCTTTGGATTTTATCGATCGCATGCATCGGGAGCAGTGGACCGGACATTATGAAGAGCTGGTGCCCACCCTGCTTTTTCATAACGGTTACCAGTTGCAGGATATCGGGGGAACGGGCTCTTTTGTGAAAAAAGGCGATAGGAACAGGTTTTATATCGATAGCCCGGAGAGTCGTCGAGGTCGGTTGAAAAAAGGAACCATGCGATTCCGGCCATCCTTCACCAGACCGGGCTGGAGATGGAATAAACTGTACCATCCCGTCAAACGACCAGCGGACAGCAGCTGA
- a CDS encoding NAD(P)-dependent oxidoreductase: MGKHIIEEARRCLQCKKPLCTKGCPNQTAISDMVRLFLDGKMKEAGKMLFENNPLSVICSSICPHENFCEGHCVLGRNGAPVQISDIEHYISSYYLDQYVPEKPALRRDGRIAIIGSGPSGLTVAFILAANGYEVTIFESKDKIGGVLRYGIPDFRLPKDLLDKLKKRLLALGVKFRPNMLVGPIITLDDLLNDAYAAVFIGTGVWNPRPLRIKGETLGHVHYAINYLKSPEAYELGKKVAVIGAGNVAMDAARTALRNGATEVSILYRRGEEAMSATRHDYDYARIEGVAFSFFHAPVEITDNGVRCVRTELVETEDGKTSLRTIEGSELFVQADSVIIAVSQAPRSNLKGIEIGKSGLVITDEVGRTTREGIFASGDVVTGAKTVAEAVSFSKQSAAAIMEYLENRRTQA, from the coding sequence ATGGGAAAGCATATCATCGAAGAGGCAAGGCGCTGTCTGCAATGTAAAAAGCCTCTTTGTACAAAAGGGTGCCCAAACCAAACCGCCATTAGCGACATGGTCCGCCTGTTTCTCGACGGAAAGATGAAAGAAGCCGGCAAGATGCTGTTTGAGAACAACCCGCTGTCGGTCATCTGTTCCAGCATCTGTCCGCACGAGAATTTTTGCGAAGGGCATTGTGTGCTTGGCCGTAATGGCGCCCCCGTGCAAATCAGTGACATCGAGCACTACATCTCCAGCTACTACCTGGACCAGTATGTGCCGGAGAAACCGGCCCTTCGCCGTGACGGACGCATAGCCATTATCGGTTCCGGCCCATCCGGTCTCACCGTCGCCTTTATCCTTGCAGCCAACGGCTACGAGGTGACGATTTTTGAATCCAAGGACAAAATCGGCGGTGTCCTCCGATACGGCATCCCCGATTTTCGTCTGCCCAAGGATCTGCTGGATAAATTGAAGAAACGGTTGCTGGCCCTGGGCGTCAAGTTTCGCCCCAATATGCTTGTCGGCCCCATCATCACCCTTGACGACCTGCTCAATGATGCCTACGCCGCCGTATTTATCGGCACCGGAGTGTGGAACCCTCGCCCGTTGCGCATTAAAGGCGAAACCCTCGGCCATGTGCACTACGCCATCAACTACCTCAAAAGCCCCGAAGCCTATGAACTCGGAAAAAAGGTCGCCGTCATCGGCGCAGGCAACGTCGCCATGGATGCCGCCCGAACCGCCCTGCGCAACGGAGCGACCGAGGTGAGCATACTTTATCGTCGCGGAGAGGAAGCCATGTCCGCCACGCGGCATGATTACGACTACGCCCGCATTGAAGGCGTTGCGTTTTCCTTTTTCCATGCCCCCGTGGAGATTACCGACAACGGCGTGCGGTGCGTGCGAACCGAGCTTGTGGAAACCGAAGATGGCAAAACGAGCCTTCGTACCATCGAAGGGTCGGAACTGTTTGTTCAAGCCGATTCCGTCATTATTGCGGTGAGTCAGGCCCCCAGAAGTAATCTCAAGGGCATCGAAATCGGCAAAAGCGGGCTGGTGATTACCGACGAGGTGGGCCGTACCACGCGCGAAGGCATTTTCGCGTCCGGCGATGTGGTAACCGGCGCAAAAACCGTTGCCGAGGCGGTGAGCTTCTCGAAACAGTCTGCGGCGGCGATTATGGAATATTTAGAGAACCGTCGAACTCAGGCATGA
- a CDS encoding sensor domain-containing diguanylate cyclase: MYHRLLNIFIVSQDSQIETLLQGVQPEERFSHRFLCSPNIDETDLNDYAIIVLDFQTVAAESLEPIKSIKADRVVVIGCFTSDSFPVLAENYHLFDQVWVKPFAEDKVQASFAGILRHLKERDETILGQKYLDTLIDSLPDLIWFKDARGAHLKVNDSFCRTVNKTKAQIEGRGHYYIWDLEPDEYAQGEYICLESEEIVLNKKETCLFDETVKCGDELRKFKTYKSPIFDTDGEVIGTVGFAHDVTDLQNLLIELNILIEGLPFAVMVTDKDRNITSVNQKCIDIFSLDRTEFVGEKVDFLIDESKSFTRSKKWIIEKEKEGTLLLSKNKVLKIHDEKLLDTFGVLAGHVYLFVDITLEHQYKNKLLIDAHTDYLTKLNNRRSLQDFMRKTPCQPGTALLLVDLDNFKEVNDEHGHDEGDRVLIAFSDLLQQLFPAENLFRLGGDEFAIIIPQVKGADRPEQCAEQLLTGFGDKVARKFPHTKISVSIGIAMDVDDGDFGELFKKADMALYDSKKAGKSAFTLGANSL, translated from the coding sequence ATGTATCATCGGTTACTCAATATCTTTATTGTTTCACAGGATTCTCAAATTGAAACGCTTCTCCAAGGGGTGCAACCCGAGGAAAGGTTTTCCCATCGGTTTCTTTGCTCACCCAATATTGATGAAACCGACTTGAACGACTATGCGATCATTGTCCTCGATTTTCAAACCGTTGCAGCAGAATCCCTGGAGCCTATTAAGTCAATCAAAGCAGACCGGGTTGTCGTGATAGGTTGCTTTACTTCCGATAGCTTTCCTGTTCTGGCAGAGAATTACCACCTCTTTGACCAGGTCTGGGTCAAGCCTTTTGCCGAAGATAAAGTCCAGGCCTCCTTCGCCGGGATTTTAAGGCATCTCAAAGAACGGGACGAGACCATCCTTGGCCAAAAATATCTGGATACCCTGATAGACAGTCTGCCCGATCTGATTTGGTTCAAAGATGCACGGGGGGCCCACCTGAAAGTCAACGACAGTTTCTGCCGTACCGTCAATAAGACCAAGGCTCAGATAGAAGGCCGCGGGCATTATTACATCTGGGATCTTGAACCTGATGAATACGCCCAGGGGGAATATATTTGCCTGGAGTCTGAAGAGATTGTCCTCAACAAGAAGGAAACCTGCCTGTTTGATGAAACGGTGAAATGCGGCGATGAACTTCGAAAGTTCAAAACCTATAAATCACCGATCTTTGACACCGATGGCGAGGTTATCGGCACGGTTGGGTTCGCCCACGATGTGACCGACCTGCAGAACTTGCTGATCGAGTTGAATATTTTGATTGAGGGGCTGCCTTTTGCCGTCATGGTGACCGACAAAGACAGGAATATTACGAGTGTCAACCAAAAATGTATCGACATCTTCTCTCTTGATCGCACCGAGTTTGTCGGCGAAAAAGTCGATTTTTTGATCGATGAATCCAAATCATTCACTCGCAGTAAAAAATGGATTATCGAAAAAGAAAAAGAAGGGACGTTGCTCCTTTCAAAGAATAAAGTTCTGAAAATCCATGATGAAAAGCTACTGGATACTTTTGGCGTACTGGCCGGTCATGTGTACCTTTTTGTGGATATTACTCTTGAGCACCAATACAAAAACAAACTGCTAATCGATGCCCACACCGATTATTTGACCAAATTGAATAACAGGCGCAGTCTTCAGGATTTTATGCGGAAAACCCCTTGTCAACCGGGTACGGCACTGTTGCTCGTGGATCTCGATAACTTCAAGGAAGTCAATGATGAGCATGGTCACGACGAAGGAGACAGAGTGCTGATCGCCTTTTCCGACTTGCTGCAGCAGCTGTTTCCCGCTGAAAATCTCTTTCGGCTTGGCGGCGATGAGTTTGCCATCATTATTCCTCAGGTGAAAGGTGCGGACAGGCCGGAACAGTGCGCCGAGCAACTGCTGACAGGATTTGGAGATAAAGTTGCCCGGAAGTTCCCGCATACCAAAATTTCTGTCAGTATCGGGATTGCCATGGATGTCGATGATGGGGACTTCGGAGAATTGTTCAAAAAAGCGGATATGGCGCTGTATGACTCAAAAAAAGCGGGAAAAAGTGCCTTCACCCTTGGAGCAAATAGCCTGTGA
- a CDS encoding sensor domain-containing diguanylate cyclase: protein MKQSKRGKTIKAGRIGKRLLIAIILFSSVITLFTSAIQLYIDFNDDLEHIHIQFDQIEKLHLKPLAENVWSFYDEMIMVQLQAWVELPAIEYLEVSVENHRGWKAGTIPHGKTIEKSFKLIHSSPHRQIDVGTLRVIASLDETYHSLIRKWGVILSTNIIKIFLVASFIFFLFHFQVTRHLLHIASFTNDLDVNKSFIPLKLSRKDHPNREDELDKIVRAINNRTQTLKSNQDYLEDRIAERTKELETQKKIAENLARLDPLTGLSNRRAFFEYGLLLENQIARHHHHFSIIMLDIDHFKKINDCYGHEMGDEALKTLAEHLNAIVRSSDILGRLGGEEFAIIMPHASSEEAAIMSERLKTAISKIVLSDNEQRIRFTVSFGIAECNEKITSFQQVLNNADKALYQAKNEGRNTFRIYQGEC from the coding sequence ATGAAACAATCGAAACGCGGGAAAACTATAAAAGCGGGCAGAATAGGCAAACGGCTACTCATTGCCATTATCCTATTCAGTTCCGTAATCACGCTCTTCACTTCGGCGATTCAACTTTATATCGACTTCAATGACGACCTCGAACACATCCATATTCAGTTCGATCAAATCGAAAAACTGCATCTCAAGCCGTTAGCTGAAAACGTCTGGAGTTTTTACGATGAGATGATTATGGTCCAACTCCAGGCGTGGGTGGAACTTCCTGCAATCGAATACCTGGAAGTTAGCGTTGAAAATCACCGGGGCTGGAAGGCCGGCACCATTCCCCATGGTAAAACCATAGAGAAAAGCTTTAAACTGATCCATTCATCCCCCCACAGGCAAATCGATGTCGGCACCCTCCGGGTTATCGCCAGTCTGGATGAAACCTACCATTCCCTGATTAGGAAATGGGGAGTTATTCTGTCCACCAACATAATCAAAATATTCCTGGTGGCGTCGTTTATATTTTTCCTGTTTCATTTCCAGGTCACCCGGCATTTGCTCCACATTGCCAGTTTCACCAACGATTTGGACGTCAACAAATCCTTCATCCCGTTAAAACTGTCCAGAAAAGACCATCCAAACCGTGAGGACGAACTGGATAAGATTGTCCGGGCCATCAACAATCGGACCCAAACCCTGAAAAGCAATCAGGATTATCTTGAAGACAGAATCGCCGAACGCACCAAAGAACTGGAAACGCAGAAGAAAATCGCTGAAAACCTGGCACGCCTTGACCCGCTCACAGGCTTGAGTAACCGCCGGGCCTTTTTCGAATACGGGCTGCTGTTGGAAAATCAAATTGCACGCCACCATCACCATTTTTCGATCATCATGTTGGACATCGACCATTTCAAAAAAATAAACGACTGCTATGGCCATGAGATGGGGGACGAGGCCCTGAAAACCCTGGCCGAACACCTGAATGCCATTGTGCGCTCATCGGACATACTGGGGCGTCTGGGCGGGGAGGAGTTCGCGATCATCATGCCCCATGCCAGCTCAGAAGAGGCCGCCATAATGTCCGAAAGGCTTAAAACGGCCATTTCCAAGATTGTTCTGTCCGATAATGAACAAAGAATTCGGTTTACGGTCAGTTTTGGCATTGCCGAATGCAATGAAAAGATCACCTCTTTTCAGCAAGTCCTGAACAATGCCGACAAGGCCTTGTATCAAGCCAAAAATGAAGGCCGCAACACTTTTCGGATATATCAGGGCGAATGTTAG
- a CDS encoding DUF2062 domain-containing protein has protein sequence MIGFNALYFRHKMMALRNTLARLLVQGHSRRRLAWALALGITLGLAPLVWGTTLICLLLAVALRLPVAAVQAGNYAVYPLQMALLFPFLTAGQYLLAPGQPDVLARLRQTLAADPLLCARLFWQVNLRGMAVWLVVAPLLMWGAYRLVHRLLPEAVP, from the coding sequence ATGATCGGATTTAACGCCCTGTATTTCCGTCATAAAATGATGGCCTTGCGCAATACCCTTGCGCGACTGTTGGTGCAGGGGCATTCCCGCCGTCGTCTGGCCTGGGCGCTGGCGCTGGGGATCACGCTGGGGTTGGCGCCGCTGGTGTGGGGTACCACCCTGATTTGCCTGCTGCTGGCCGTTGCGCTGCGGTTGCCTGTAGCCGCGGTGCAAGCGGGCAACTATGCCGTCTATCCCTTGCAGATGGCCCTGTTATTTCCGTTTCTCACGGCTGGGCAGTATCTGCTGGCGCCGGGACAGCCCGATGTGCTGGCCCGGTTGCGGCAAACCCTTGCGGCCGATCCGTTGCTGTGCGCCCGACTGTTCTGGCAGGTTAACCTGCGCGGAATGGCGGTGTGGCTGGTTGTGGCGCCGCTGCTGATGTGGGGAGCGTATCGTCTGGTGCATCGGCTGTTGCCGGAGGCGGTTCCTTGA
- a CDS encoding prolipoprotein diacylglyceryl transferase family protein: MTNLSFLSMLALATGAVLFWGFRYLPGRHWQFAATVPRFDVVSGEWRGHNLTWYGLLTATACLASVMLVLSLLGGIGVSHQASLLLAVTLLIVCLAAAKGLAALIEGKAHTFSVGAAACVGFMLAPWIIATVNRLLPAGAGAPLPMLPTLAALATGYAFGEGLGRLACISFGCCYGKPLAQCRPWVQRLFSRWHFRFSGDTKKIAYADGLENQPVLPVQALTAMVYCGTGLLTSGLFLAGHFAAAFLVAALVTQGWRAWSETLRADWRGSGRLSVYQILSLLILPYAIGLAAWFRSAAPLPDIAAGLDSLWHPGVLLALQGLWLLVFICMGRSQVTGARMSFFVHHDRI, from the coding sequence ATGACGAATCTGTCTTTTCTTTCGATGCTGGCGCTGGCTACCGGCGCGGTTTTGTTCTGGGGTTTTCGTTATCTGCCGGGCCGGCACTGGCAGTTTGCCGCCACTGTGCCGCGGTTTGATGTGGTCAGTGGCGAGTGGCGGGGGCACAATCTGACCTGGTACGGCTTGCTGACCGCAACCGCGTGCCTGGCCTCGGTGATGCTGGTTCTCAGTCTGCTCGGCGGCATCGGCGTTTCCCATCAGGCGAGCCTGTTGCTGGCGGTCACCCTGCTGATCGTGTGCCTGGCGGCGGCCAAGGGCCTCGCCGCCCTGATCGAAGGCAAAGCCCACACCTTTTCCGTCGGCGCGGCGGCATGTGTAGGTTTCATGCTGGCGCCCTGGATCATCGCTACGGTCAACCGGCTATTGCCCGCAGGGGCGGGGGCGCCGTTACCGATGCTGCCCACTCTGGCGGCCCTGGCTACGGGATATGCTTTCGGGGAAGGGCTGGGGCGTCTGGCCTGCATCAGTTTCGGCTGCTGCTACGGCAAGCCGCTGGCTCAATGCCGGCCGTGGGTGCAACGCCTGTTCAGTCGCTGGCATTTTCGGTTTAGCGGCGATACCAAAAAGATCGCCTATGCCGACGGGCTGGAGAACCAGCCGGTGCTACCGGTGCAGGCTCTGACCGCCATGGTCTATTGCGGCACCGGACTGCTGACCAGCGGCCTGTTTCTGGCGGGTCATTTCGCTGCAGCATTTCTGGTCGCTGCCTTGGTGACCCAGGGCTGGCGCGCCTGGTCGGAAACCCTGCGCGCCGATTGGCGCGGCAGCGGGCGACTTTCCGTCTACCAGATCCTCAGCTTGCTGATCCTGCCTTACGCCATCGGTCTGGCCGCATGGTTCCGCTCCGCCGCTCCGCTGCCCGATATTGCCGCCGGATTGGATAGTTTATGGCATCCGGGCGTGTTGCTGGCCTTGCAGGGCTTGTGGCTGCTTGTTTTTATCTGCATGGGCCGCAGTCAGGTGACCGGCGCGCGCATGAGCTTTTTCGTTCACCATGATCGGATTTAA
- a CDS encoding phosphatidylserine decarboxylase: protein MAVTHQYVERETGNVRTEQLFGDRLVRFLYHPLREHAHWLFRAFTGGRCSAALALFNYDLALGCRVLGNRGFLQESGLDLRECLDPVEQLDTARKVFERKIRYWECRPVSDEPRAVLSPADARMLVGSFRENGQLFLKDKFFDFEELLGRDRIRWQKVFAGGDYAIFRLTPDKYHYNHTPVCGRVIDFYELDGVFHSCNPQAVVQAVTPYSKNRRVVTVFDTDVPGGTGVGLVAMIEVVALMIGEVVQCYSDHAYNDPIPVRSGLSVTRGRPKSLFRPGSSTDVLIFETGRVRFDEDLLRNQGRCQVSSRFSQGFGRSLVETEVQVRSRIAMPADV, encoded by the coding sequence ATGGCGGTTACTCATCAATACGTTGAACGGGAAACCGGGAATGTGCGCACCGAACAGCTGTTCGGCGATCGCCTGGTGCGATTTCTCTATCATCCGCTGCGAGAGCACGCTCACTGGCTGTTCCGCGCCTTTACCGGAGGGCGTTGTTCGGCGGCGCTGGCCCTGTTCAACTACGATTTAGCCCTCGGCTGCCGGGTACTGGGCAATCGCGGTTTTCTGCAGGAGTCCGGGCTCGATCTGAGGGAGTGTCTCGACCCGGTCGAACAGCTGGATACGGCCCGCAAAGTCTTCGAGCGCAAGATCCGCTACTGGGAGTGCCGACCTGTATCGGATGAGCCGCGTGCGGTCCTTTCCCCCGCCGATGCGCGCATGTTGGTCGGTTCATTTCGCGAGAATGGTCAGCTGTTTCTCAAAGACAAGTTTTTCGATTTCGAGGAACTGCTGGGACGCGACCGGATACGCTGGCAAAAGGTATTTGCCGGCGGCGATTACGCCATTTTTCGCCTGACGCCCGACAAGTACCACTATAACCACACGCCGGTATGTGGTCGCGTCATCGATTTTTACGAACTGGACGGCGTTTTCCATAGCTGCAATCCGCAGGCGGTGGTGCAGGCGGTGACGCCCTATTCCAAAAATCGCCGTGTGGTGACGGTGTTCGATACCGATGTGCCCGGTGGCACCGGTGTCGGCCTGGTTGCCATGATCGAGGTGGTGGCTCTGATGATCGGCGAAGTGGTGCAGTGCTACAGCGATCATGCCTACAACGATCCGATACCGGTGCGCTCCGGCCTGAGCGTGACGCGCGGACGGCCCAAAAGCCTGTTCAGGCCCGGCAGCAGCACCGACGTGCTGATCTTCGAAACCGGTCGGGTGCGGTTTGACGAAGACCTGCTGCGCAATCAAGGCCGTTGCCAGGTATCGAGTCGTTTTTCTCAGGGATTCGGGCGTTCGCTGGTGGAAACCGAAGTGCAGGTGCGCTCTCGCATCGCCATGCCGGCGGACGTTTAA
- a CDS encoding methyl-accepting chemotaxis protein produces the protein MILDLENGRLDRRLGLTRQDELGQMARALDTFADHMRNEVMTAFDLLAVGDFTFKAQGPIREPLHQANAALSGLVLRMRQAGDQVAAGAAEIARASQDLSHGSTQQASSLEDITGNLGDTARQARENAERAVRSTDLTDRLAQAAGSGQQQMHDMVTAMEQIRQATQDIARVIKMIDEIAFQTNLLALNASVEAARAGSHGKGFAVVAEEVRNLAARSAKAAAETGSMIQDTLQKVELGSRVVAGTDQALQEIGQGVAQVKELADDIADASDAQAERLAHVNKEVGCIDRIIQNNAASSTEAAATAEQLAGWADELHSMLKNFKLEGAGLLTKNFEKPGNIRLLLSGSEHGHTLAG, from the coding sequence ATGATCCTCGACCTTGAAAACGGTCGACTTGATCGTCGTCTGGGTTTGACGCGCCAGGACGAACTGGGGCAGATGGCCCGAGCCCTCGATACTTTTGCCGACCACATGCGCAATGAGGTGATGACGGCGTTCGACCTCCTGGCGGTTGGCGATTTCACCTTCAAGGCGCAAGGACCCATTCGCGAGCCGCTGCATCAGGCCAATGCCGCCTTAAGCGGTCTGGTCCTCCGCATGCGGCAGGCCGGCGATCAGGTCGCGGCCGGAGCCGCGGAAATAGCCCGTGCCAGTCAGGACTTATCCCATGGCAGCACCCAGCAGGCCTCTTCCCTCGAGGATATCACCGGTAACCTGGGCGACACGGCCCGGCAGGCCAGGGAAAATGCCGAACGGGCGGTTCGCTCCACCGACCTGACCGATCGTTTGGCACAGGCGGCCGGCAGCGGGCAGCAGCAGATGCACGACATGGTCACGGCCATGGAACAGATCCGTCAGGCGACTCAGGATATCGCCAGGGTCATTAAAATGATCGATGAAATCGCTTTCCAGACCAATCTGCTGGCGCTCAATGCTTCGGTTGAAGCGGCTCGGGCCGGCAGCCACGGCAAAGGTTTTGCCGTGGTGGCGGAAGAGGTGCGCAACCTGGCGGCGCGCAGCGCCAAGGCTGCAGCGGAGACAGGCAGCATGATTCAGGATACCCTGCAGAAGGTGGAGCTCGGATCCAGGGTTGTGGCCGGTACCGATCAGGCTTTGCAGGAGATCGGTCAGGGCGTAGCTCAGGTTAAGGAGCTTGCCGACGATATTGCGGATGCCTCCGATGCTCAGGCCGAGCGACTGGCCCATGTTAATAAGGAGGTCGGTTGCATTGACCGTATCATCCAGAATAATGCCGCCAGCTCCACCGAGGCTGCCGCTACAGCCGAACAGCTGGCAGGCTGGGCCGATGAACTGCACAGCATGCTCAAGAATTTTAAACTGGAGGGTGCTGGGCTGCTAACCAAAAATTTTGAAAAGCCTGGCAACATTCGCTTGCTGCTATCCGGCTCAGAGCATGGACACACCCTCGCGGGGTAA